Proteins from a genomic interval of Nematostella vectensis chromosome 5, jaNemVect1.1, whole genome shotgun sequence:
- the LOC125562944 gene encoding uncharacterized protein LOC125562944 codes for MEKYGVPEKIIRIVRLFYEDFQCAVEDQGEIGEWFNIKTGVKQGCNMSGFMFLLVMDWILRRSVGKGENGIRWKFTSKLDDLDFADDLALLSSTKHHIQEKTAKLDGEARRAGLKINLEKTKMLRINAKQNGNIVINGKEIEDVSEFTYLAAKVCREGGGMKDLRNRSSKARSVYKRLKRIWDSKKIMRRTKIKIYKSLVLSVLLYGCETWKMNNKDDKLLDVSQQKCLRRILKISWEDHVTNEEVQRRTGVHQLSSEVKRRR; via the coding sequence ATGGAAAAGTATGGAGTTCCAGAGAAGATTATACGCATTGTGAGGCTGTTTTATGAAGATTTCCAGTGTGCGGTCGAAGATCAGGGTGAAATAGGAGAATGGTTCAACATAAAGACGGGGGTAAAGCAAGGCTGCAATATGTCGGGCTTTATGTTTCTATTGGTCATGGACTGGATATTGCGAAGGTCAGTTGGAAAAGGAGAAAATGGAATACGATGGAAATTTACATCTAAACTGGACGATTTAGACTTTGCGGACGACCTAGCATTGCTTTCCTCGACAAAACACCATATTCAGGAGAAGACAGCAAAGCTGGACGGCGAGGCTAGGCGAGCGGGATTGAAAATAAACTTAGAAAAGACGAAGATGCTAAGGATAAATGCGAAACAGAATGGAAATATTGTGATCAATGGAAAAGAAATCGAAGATGTCAGCGAGTTTACGTACCTAGCAGCAAAAGTTTGCAGAGAGGGTGGTGGAATGAAAGATCTCAGAAATAGATCATCAAAAGCAAGGAGTGTGTACAAAAGGCTGAAACGTATATGGGACTCAAAGAAGATCATGAGACGGACAAAGATAAAGATTTACAAGTCGTTGGTACTTTCGGTTTTATTGTACGGTTGCGAGACGTGGAAGATGAACAACAAAGATGATAAATTGCTAGATGTATCCCAACAGAAGTGTTTGAGAAGGATATTGAAGATTAGTTGGGAAGACCATGTAACGAATGAAGAGGTACAGAGAAGAACTGGAGTGCATCAATTGAGCAGTGAAGTGAAGAGACGGCGATAG